In Rhodovulum sp. MB263, the following proteins share a genomic window:
- the xrtD gene encoding VPLPA-CTERM-specific exosortase XrtD, with protein sequence MSIFNEALSLRRQSRAFPGLGLFWLGLAVLGAGLFFRPGLDALLVAWQKPEYSHGPLIPLLSGLLFLRQLKTVPERPGEIPHRWPGVLVVLLALMLGMVGRVSNIDDIVAYALIVWVGGLLLISFGWSTGRHFWPPVLHLVYMLPLPDTLYYKATTWLQFISSELGVWFLGLLAVPVYLEGNIIDLGVYKLHVAEACSGLRYLFPILSFSYIFAVLYRGPVWHKAVLLLSAAPITVLMNAVRIAIAGWMVDQFGVEWVEGFTHFFEGWVIFIICVAILFALARIMLFFHPAKMSLTEALDLDTEGLVPQLMRLRLVQPSLALIAAAGLMFAGVGALQMLPDRSATTVARDSFVTFPRRFGDWQQSGPPSVLAPDIARALQADDYHSITLASPDSPAYVGVFLAWYADQSHGGVHPPEVCLPAGGWEIAWLERTDVAAELGSAEPFHLNKAIIQKGEVRMMVYYWFDQKGRKVAWDFAAKLWLIVDALRTGRTDGALVRLTTPILPEESDADAAARLDAILEDMAPQLPRFIPED encoded by the coding sequence ATGTCGATTTTCAACGAGGCGCTGTCCTTGCGTCGGCAGAGCCGTGCGTTTCCCGGATTGGGTCTGTTCTGGCTGGGGCTGGCGGTGCTGGGGGCGGGGCTGTTCTTCCGGCCCGGGCTCGACGCCCTGCTGGTGGCCTGGCAGAAACCCGAATACAGCCACGGGCCGCTGATCCCGCTTCTGTCCGGGCTTCTGTTCCTGCGCCAGCTGAAAACCGTGCCCGAACGCCCGGGCGAGATCCCGCATCGCTGGCCCGGGGTGCTGGTGGTGCTGCTGGCGCTGATGCTGGGCATGGTCGGACGGGTCTCGAATATCGACGATATCGTCGCCTATGCGCTGATCGTCTGGGTCGGCGGGCTGCTTCTGATCAGCTTCGGCTGGTCGACGGGCAGGCATTTCTGGCCGCCGGTGCTGCATCTGGTCTACATGCTGCCGCTGCCCGACACGCTGTATTACAAGGCCACCACCTGGCTGCAGTTCATCTCGTCCGAGCTCGGGGTCTGGTTCCTCGGGCTTCTGGCGGTGCCGGTCTATCTCGAGGGCAACATCATCGACCTCGGGGTCTACAAGCTGCATGTGGCCGAGGCCTGTTCGGGGCTGCGCTACCTGTTTCCGATCCTGTCCTTCAGCTACATCTTCGCGGTGCTCTATCGCGGCCCGGTCTGGCACAAGGCGGTGCTGCTGCTCTCGGCGGCGCCGATCACGGTGCTGATGAACGCGGTCAGGATCGCGATCGCGGGCTGGATGGTCGACCAGTTCGGGGTCGAATGGGTCGAGGGGTTCACCCATTTCTTCGAGGGCTGGGTGATCTTCATCATCTGCGTGGCGATCCTGTTCGCGCTGGCCCGGATCATGCTGTTCTTCCATCCCGCGAAGATGAGCCTGACCGAGGCGCTCGATCTCGACACCGAGGGGCTGGTGCCGCAGCTGATGCGGCTGCGCCTGGTGCAGCCGTCGCTGGCGCTGATCGCGGCCGCGGGCCTGATGTTCGCCGGGGTGGGCGCGCTGCAGATGCTGCCCGACCGCAGCGCCACAACGGTCGCGCGCGACAGTTTCGTCACCTTCCCGCGCCGGTTCGGCGACTGGCAGCAAAGCGGCCCGCCTTCCGTTCTGGCCCCCGACATCGCCCGGGCGCTGCAGGCCGACGACTATCACTCGATCACCCTGGCCAGCCCGGACAGCCCCGCCTATGTCGGCGTCTTCCTGGCCTGGTATGCCGATCAGAGCCATGGCGGGGTGCATCCGCCCGAGGTCTGCCTGCCCGCCGGCGGCTGGGAGATCGCCTGGCTCGAACGCACCGACGTTGCCGCCGAGCTGGGCAGTGCCGAGCCCTTCCACCTGAACAAGGCGATCATCCAGAAGGGCGAGGTGCGGATGATGGTCTATTACTGGTTCGACCAGAAGGGCCGGAAGGTCGCCTGGGATTTCGCCGCCAAGCTCTGGCTGATCGTCGATGCGCTGCGGACCGGACGGACGGACGGGGCGCTGGTGCGCCTGACCACGCCGATCCTTCCCGAAGAGAGCGACGCCGACGCGGCGGCGCGGCTCGACGCGATCCTGGAGGACATGGCCCCGCAGCTGCCCAGGTTCATCCCGGAGGATTGA
- a CDS encoding oligosaccharide flippase family protein: MIQNPQPETGLKKRAMRGTVFSLAEFGASNLLRLVSNLILTRLLFPEAFGMMAIVQVFMTGLQMFSDVGIRTSITLSKSGDDPDYLNTAWTVQILRGAILWLAAFAISGPVARFYDEPLLAQLLPVVALNALFAGFMSTNIATANRHLRLGRQTALTIGSQVLALALNIALAFWLRSVWALIWGGLASTLFMVVASHVLMPGIRNRLRWHRASLGDLIRFGKWIFLSTIAGFLVNQADRAILGKFITLDRLGIYTIAFFFGSLPVLMARATLNRILGPLYRMRPPAESAANRRNVLKARRLAVGGLVALTVPLAYGGIFLIETLYDPRYALAGPMVVLFALATPAQLISLAYGAILLASGDSRRQFHLVGLTAAIQLPLLLIGVVTIGIPGVILAPALAALLVYPLRTRYLRLYNADDPFTDLAILAASLVLNGYACWLAWDRILPLLG; encoded by the coding sequence GTGATCCAGAACCCGCAGCCCGAAACGGGGCTCAAGAAGCGCGCCATGCGGGGGACCGTGTTCTCGCTGGCGGAATTCGGCGCCTCGAACCTGCTTCGCCTCGTCTCGAACCTGATCCTGACCCGGCTGCTCTTTCCCGAGGCCTTCGGGATGATGGCCATCGTTCAGGTCTTCATGACCGGGCTGCAGATGTTTTCCGATGTCGGCATCCGCACCTCGATCACCCTCAGCAAGAGCGGCGACGACCCGGATTACCTCAACACCGCCTGGACGGTGCAGATCCTGCGGGGCGCGATCCTGTGGCTGGCCGCCTTCGCCATTTCGGGGCCGGTCGCCCGCTTCTACGACGAGCCGCTGCTGGCGCAGCTGCTGCCGGTCGTGGCGCTGAACGCGCTGTTCGCGGGCTTCATGTCGACCAATATCGCCACCGCCAACCGGCATCTGCGCCTCGGCCGCCAGACCGCCCTGACCATCGGCTCGCAGGTGCTGGCGCTGGCGCTGAACATCGCGCTGGCCTTCTGGCTGCGCTCGGTCTGGGCGCTGATCTGGGGCGGGCTGGCCAGCACACTCTTCATGGTGGTGGCCTCGCATGTGCTGATGCCCGGGATCCGCAACCGGCTGCGCTGGCACCGCGCCTCGCTTGGCGATCTGATCCGGTTCGGCAAGTGGATCTTCCTCAGCACCATCGCGGGGTTTCTGGTGAACCAGGCCGACCGCGCGATCCTCGGCAAGTTCATCACCCTCGACCGGCTCGGGATCTATACCATCGCCTTCTTCTTCGGCAGCCTGCCGGTCCTGATGGCGCGGGCGACGCTGAACCGGATCCTCGGCCCGCTCTACCGGATGCGCCCGCCCGCCGAGAGCGCGGCGAACCGGCGCAACGTGCTCAAGGCGCGGCGGCTGGCCGTGGGCGGGCTGGTGGCGCTGACCGTGCCGCTGGCCTATGGCGGCATCTTCCTGATCGAGACGCTTTATGACCCGCGCTATGCACTGGCCGGGCCGATGGTGGTCTTGTTCGCGCTGGCGACCCCCGCCCAGCTGATCTCGCTGGCCTATGGCGCGATCCTGCTGGCCAGCGGCGATTCCCGCCGGCAGTTCCACCTGGTCGGTCTGACCGCCGCGATCCAGCTTCCGCTGCTGCTGATCGGGGTGGTGACGATCGGCATTCCGGGCGTGATCCTGGCTCCCGCGTTGGCGGCGCTGCTGGTCTATCCGCTCCGGACCCGCTACCTGCGTCTCTACAATGCCGACGACCCGTTCACCGACCTGGCGATCCTCGCTGCGAGCCTCGTTCTGAACGGTTATGCCTGCTGGCTTGCCTGGGACCGGATCCTGCCGCTTCTGGGCTGA
- a CDS encoding glycosyltransferase family 2 protein → MTPTAPSGREDLAAVVIGRNEGARLIRCLDSLAGQVARIVYVDSGSTDGSLETARQHGAEVVELDRSLPFTAARARNAGLARLSETGPLPRHVQLVDGDCELREGWIETARAFLDATPAAAVACGRRRERFPEATLWNGLIDAEWDTPVGRARACGGDAMMRLEALMAVGFYNSALIAGEEPELCVRLRRAGWEIWRLEAEMTWHDAAMTRFGQWWTRARRAGHAYAEGAHLHGAPPERHNVAQRRRALIWGPGVPLAAALATLVLGPWGLALLLVWPLQVIRLGLRGTGWRGALFLTLGKLPEALGVMQFHLNRLRGRSARLIEYK, encoded by the coding sequence ATGACCCCTACCGCCCCGTCCGGCCGTGAAGATCTGGCCGCGGTCGTCATCGGCCGCAACGAGGGCGCGCGGCTGATCCGCTGTCTCGACTCGCTGGCCGGGCAGGTCGCGCGGATCGTCTATGTCGATTCCGGCTCGACCGATGGCAGCCTCGAGACCGCCCGCCAGCACGGCGCCGAGGTGGTCGAGCTTGACCGCAGCCTGCCCTTCACCGCCGCCCGGGCCCGCAATGCCGGTCTGGCCCGGCTGAGCGAGACCGGCCCCCTGCCCCGCCATGTCCAGCTGGTCGACGGCGATTGCGAGCTTCGCGAGGGCTGGATCGAGACCGCGCGGGCCTTTCTCGACGCGACCCCCGCCGCCGCCGTGGCCTGCGGTCGCCGGCGCGAGCGGTTTCCCGAGGCCACGCTCTGGAACGGGCTGATCGATGCCGAATGGGACACGCCGGTCGGCCGGGCGCGGGCCTGCGGCGGCGATGCGATGATGCGGCTCGAGGCACTCATGGCGGTCGGGTTCTACAATTCCGCCCTGATCGCGGGCGAAGAGCCCGAGCTTTGCGTGCGGCTGCGCCGGGCGGGCTGGGAGATCTGGCGGCTCGAGGCCGAGATGACCTGGCATGACGCGGCGATGACCCGGTTCGGCCAGTGGTGGACCCGCGCCCGCCGCGCGGGCCATGCCTATGCCGAGGGCGCGCATCTGCATGGCGCCCCGCCCGAACGCCACAATGTCGCGCAGAGGCGCCGGGCGCTGATCTGGGGGCCGGGCGTGCCCCTGGCCGCAGCGCTCGCGACACTCGTCCTTGGCCCCTGGGGGCTGGCGCTGCTTCTGGTCTGGCCGTTGCAGGTGATCCGGCTGGGCCTGCGCGGCACCGGCTGGCGGGGGGCGCTGTTCCTGACCCTCGGCAAGCTGCCCGAGGCGCTTGGCGTCATGCAGTTCCATCTGAACCGGCTGCGCGGGCGCAGCGCTCGGCTGATCGAATACAAGTGA
- a CDS encoding WecB/TagA/CpsF family glycosyltransferase has translation MMGWSPPDGGPDGNTGRAVAVTVASMAGLLADLEARLTRGEGFSVATLNLDHVVKLTRDPAFRAAYLAQSHVTADGNPVVWLSRLAGQRVELVPGSDLIGPVFRLAARLGLPVAFLGSTAETLDRAREVVEADYPGLRVVATLAPPMGFDPDGAAADEMIGDLGRSGARICLVALGAPKQERFAARAAPRLPGTGFLSIGASLDFVAGRQRRAPRWVRRIAAEWLWRMLSDPARLGRRYLDCLLILPGLTLGALEQRFRRGG, from the coding sequence ATGATGGGCTGGAGCCCGCCCGATGGCGGCCCCGATGGCAACACCGGGCGCGCGGTCGCCGTCACGGTGGCCTCGATGGCCGGGTTGCTGGCCGATCTCGAGGCCCGGTTGACCCGGGGCGAGGGGTTTTCTGTCGCCACGCTCAATCTCGATCATGTGGTCAAGCTGACACGCGATCCGGCCTTCCGCGCCGCCTATCTGGCCCAGAGCCATGTCACCGCCGATGGCAATCCGGTCGTCTGGCTGTCGCGCCTGGCCGGGCAGCGGGTCGAACTGGTGCCCGGCTCCGACCTGATCGGGCCGGTCTTCCGGCTGGCCGCGCGGCTGGGACTGCCGGTCGCCTTCCTCGGCTCGACCGCCGAGACGCTCGACCGCGCCAGGGAGGTGGTCGAGGCCGATTATCCGGGGCTGCGGGTGGTCGCGACCCTGGCCCCGCCGATGGGTTTCGACCCCGACGGCGCGGCGGCCGACGAGATGATCGGAGACCTCGGCCGGTCCGGGGCACGGATCTGCCTGGTGGCACTCGGCGCGCCCAAGCAGGAACGCTTCGCGGCCCGCGCCGCCCCCCGCCTGCCCGGCACCGGCTTCCTGTCGATCGGGGCGAGCCTCGATTTCGTGGCGGGCCGGCAGCGCCGCGCGCCCCGCTGGGTGCGCCGGATCGCGGCGGAATGGCTCTGGCGGATGCTGTCCGATCCGGCCCGGCTCGGCCGGCGCTATCTGGACTGCCTGCTCATCCTGCCCGGTCTGACCCTCGGCGCGCTCGAGCAGCGGTTCAGGCGAGGAGGCTGA
- a CDS encoding sulfotransferase has translation MSHPDFIIIGAMKSGTTTLAAQLAAQKGLFLTDPKEPNFFSDDGIHARGPDWYAGLFAAAPPGALKGEASTHYTKLPTYPDTVRRLAAAGPAPKLIYMIRNPLERAVSHYIHEWTTGEIRTDLETALERHPTLTEYGRYGMQIAPFADTFGPGRILLTSLEGLKADPDGELGRISAFIGLETPPVWQTGLGARNVSAERFRKLPFQRVLVDNPLARSLRHALVPKALRERVRRARSITRRPELSEAARARLIGVFAADREALARVFPGDPALGLCYPFLAP, from the coding sequence ATGAGCCATCCCGATTTCATCATCATCGGCGCCATGAAAAGCGGCACCACCACGCTGGCGGCCCAGCTTGCAGCGCAGAAGGGGCTGTTCCTGACCGATCCGAAGGAGCCGAACTTCTTCTCGGATGACGGGATCCATGCCCGCGGCCCGGACTGGTATGCCGGACTTTTCGCCGCCGCGCCGCCGGGGGCCCTGAAGGGCGAGGCCAGCACCCATTACACCAAGCTGCCGACCTATCCCGATACCGTGCGCCGGCTGGCCGCGGCAGGCCCGGCGCCCAAGCTGATCTACATGATCCGCAACCCGCTGGAGCGCGCGGTCTCGCATTACATCCACGAATGGACCACCGGCGAGATCCGAACCGATCTGGAGACCGCGCTGGAGCGCCACCCGACCCTGACCGAGTACGGGCGCTACGGCATGCAGATCGCGCCCTTCGCCGACACCTTCGGACCCGGACGGATCCTGTTGACCAGCCTCGAGGGGCTGAAGGCCGACCCGGATGGCGAATTGGGCCGGATCAGTGCCTTTATCGGGCTGGAAACGCCCCCTGTCTGGCAGACCGGTCTGGGCGCGCGCAACGTCTCGGCCGAGCGCTTCCGCAAGCTGCCCTTCCAGCGCGTGCTGGTCGACAACCCGCTGGCCCGGAGCCTGCGTCATGCGCTGGTGCCGAAGGCCCTGCGCGAGCGGGTGCGGCGGGCGCGCAGCATCACGCGCCGCCCCGAGCTGTCCGAGGCCGCCCGCGCCCGGCTGATCGGGGTCTTTGCCGCCGACCGCGAGGCGCTGGCCCGGGTCTTCCCCGGCGATCCGGCGCTCGGGCTCTGCTATCCGTTCCTCGCACCATGA
- a CDS encoding glycosyltransferase family 2 protein, with protein sequence MTHRLVVSIINYRTAEMTLTCLASVLEDLDGIDGHVVIVDNASGDGSGAVIQDWLDAHPGVPATLVRSAANTGFSGGHNQGMAAKPARFYLLLNSDAVLRPGFCRTILAAAEAEPQAGLFAPRILRESGETQDSCFRFHSPLSELIRGANTGLVTRALRRFEVSLGTDPVPARIDWASFACILLRAEMTAEIGPMDEGYFLYYEDAEYCLRARRAGWRIARVPEAVAVHFRGGSGPVKTLRTARKRLPPYYYASRARFLYQAHGLMGLWAANLMWHAGRGIALLRRLVARPVQQPPLEGEARDLWINAADPLGPRLAPHET encoded by the coding sequence ATGACCCACCGCCTCGTCGTCTCGATCATCAATTACCGCACCGCGGAAATGACCCTGACCTGCCTTGCCTCGGTGCTGGAGGATCTCGACGGGATCGACGGCCATGTCGTGATCGTCGACAATGCCTCGGGCGACGGCTCCGGGGCCGTGATCCAGGACTGGCTCGACGCCCATCCCGGCGTGCCGGCGACACTGGTCCGCTCGGCCGCCAATACCGGCTTTTCGGGGGGGCACAATCAGGGCATGGCGGCAAAGCCCGCCCGGTTCTACCTGCTGCTCAATTCCGATGCGGTGCTGCGGCCGGGGTTCTGCCGCACCATCCTCGCCGCGGCCGAGGCCGAGCCTCAGGCCGGGCTGTTCGCGCCGCGCATCCTGCGCGAGAGCGGCGAGACCCAGGACAGCTGTTTCCGCTTCCATTCGCCCCTGAGCGAGCTGATCCGCGGCGCCAATACCGGGCTTGTCACCCGGGCGCTGCGCCGCTTCGAGGTTTCGCTCGGAACAGATCCTGTTCCGGCCCGGATCGACTGGGCGAGCTTTGCCTGCATCCTGCTCAGGGCCGAGATGACGGCCGAGATCGGACCGATGGACGAGGGCTATTTCCTCTATTACGAGGATGCCGAATACTGCCTGCGCGCGCGCCGTGCGGGCTGGCGCATCGCCCGGGTGCCAGAGGCGGTGGCGGTGCATTTCCGGGGCGGATCGGGCCCGGTCAAGACGCTCCGGACTGCCCGCAAGCGGCTGCCGCCCTATTACTACGCCTCTCGCGCGCGCTTCCTTTACCAGGCGCATGGGCTCATGGGCCTCTGGGCCGCGAACCTGATGTGGCATGCCGGGCGCGGGATCGCGCTTCTGCGCCGCCTCGTCGCCCGGCCCGTGCAACAGCCGCCGCTCGAGGGCGAGGCCCGCGACCTCTGGATCAACGCGGCCGACCCGCTCGGCCCCCGCCTGGCCCCACACGAGACATGA
- a CDS encoding right-handed parallel beta-helix repeat-containing protein, whose protein sequence is MKRLLHLVTALFGTAGLFGGSTAGALVLRGIATSDEEVEKAGPEVSPGGAEGTELAAQPVAAEDAGAGEDPASAGPDDGAGDLPAGGSGATGRNASDGDFFEAAHADAIALPQTAAEPGGLVASAPSEGSVLTPPIVKFASLLGVDPWSLVSTGGGSGSGSGGQTPPGDGVGGTPPVDGGPNEGPGEGPDEGQGEGLGEGSDGVGTSVPLDGEVEVTTGRVTTLTLPDAEDAVSVEIVARPEFGNVSVNPDLSLALVLTGETQTGALSFDYAVTHADGTVTTHAASLSAVAGGQAGGWGAGDFYMLETAGDGSLVIEHGDVHETVYVTAGEDGLSRADIAALEGMKVEQVNDYWLAGQTTYGFAEGMAVDQDVGSAIWRALTGPEPSSHWLLLERGYSYDDFKGLVDPSVRGESELHPIYVGAYGEGSPPEITQEMRSFAQTKENVVIEGLHFSDGMALDNVSNMLLSDLAISGDSLLVGHADGLTLRNSSVTDVWRETPVNDSDTWAQHPNRVSGFYMSSSEGVLIENTLFDHNGWEDGYDYARSVEQGQPPSMYSHNIYFSAANNDVTLRDNIIMRAASYGAQFRMGGVVEDNVFLDNNGAINPAMGGSDASGNYTLMLGNLVTSAGYKRVDHSEGALSQGIDMKGAQASMVGNIIAHLADPNNAAEMAEKEGGQFALAIRGSLYYNDTVIYNWTGSKSAAKSGETEANIEGLDRAVLDRTTIQNFAADLLGEPSATISDLADYLRAQADGALDGMVDADLITAFFRTGFGMETELRAEETVLRFSPDDRGDGMRWDNRLNWSTDDLPGTRDGDSVDLGGNWVSYGSATTALADLDLGDGGRLSVTQGRLDIGGGIAVGSSWGGQVTVDGAGQFWIDGYADSDLLSISVTGGRFANTGVFRGNADLTVGGNGQAILATDGAGFLLEAGRVLTVMGDDAKIGFDGEGGLSLLRLDDDATLKFVAEDGALGSIGEFRSGRFETSDVVSGIDLGEATLAIDLSGMAGVPSQTVLLEADELFGRFGDLDFTGLGENRNATVTIDYARDQVTLTLSASGTGTGQVSLDILGDESDGAEGAHYQQLLEALQADYGTTLADPLAAPPTGASVSILDW, encoded by the coding sequence ATGAAACGACTGCTTCACCTTGTTACGGCTCTTTTCGGTACCGCTGGCCTGTTCGGAGGCTCGACCGCAGGGGCCCTGGTGCTGCGCGGGATCGCCACCAGCGACGAGGAGGTTGAGAAGGCCGGTCCCGAAGTCTCGCCGGGCGGTGCGGAGGGCACGGAGCTTGCCGCGCAACCGGTCGCGGCCGAGGATGCCGGGGCGGGGGAGGATCCGGCATCGGCGGGTCCGGATGACGGGGCCGGGGATCTCCCCGCAGGCGGCTCTGGCGCGACGGGCCGCAATGCAAGCGATGGCGACTTCTTCGAAGCCGCCCATGCCGATGCGATCGCCCTGCCGCAAACCGCGGCAGAGCCCGGCGGCCTTGTCGCGTCGGCTCCGTCCGAAGGGTCCGTCCTGACCCCTCCCATCGTGAAATTTGCATCGCTCCTTGGCGTCGATCCATGGAGCCTCGTGTCGACCGGCGGCGGGTCGGGGTCCGGATCCGGCGGCCAGACGCCGCCCGGCGATGGCGTCGGAGGCACCCCCCCCGTCGATGGGGGGCCGAATGAAGGTCCGGGCGAAGGACCTGACGAGGGGCAGGGTGAGGGCCTGGGAGAGGGGTCGGACGGGGTCGGAACCTCGGTGCCGCTGGATGGCGAGGTCGAGGTGACGACGGGGCGTGTGACGACGCTGACCCTGCCCGATGCAGAGGATGCCGTCTCGGTCGAGATCGTGGCGCGTCCCGAATTCGGCAATGTGTCGGTGAATCCCGATCTCAGCCTTGCCCTGGTGCTGACCGGCGAGACCCAGACCGGAGCGCTGAGCTTCGACTATGCGGTGACCCATGCCGATGGCACGGTGACGACCCATGCCGCGAGCCTGAGCGCGGTGGCGGGCGGGCAGGCCGGCGGCTGGGGCGCGGGCGATTTCTACATGCTCGAAACCGCCGGGGATGGCAGCCTGGTGATCGAGCATGGCGACGTGCACGAGACCGTCTACGTGACGGCAGGCGAGGACGGGCTCAGCCGGGCCGACATCGCGGCGCTGGAAGGCATGAAGGTCGAGCAGGTGAACGATTACTGGCTCGCCGGGCAGACGACCTACGGCTTTGCCGAGGGGATGGCGGTGGATCAGGATGTGGGCTCGGCCATCTGGCGGGCGCTGACCGGTCCCGAACCCTCCTCGCACTGGCTGCTGCTCGAGCGTGGCTACAGCTATGACGACTTCAAGGGGCTGGTCGATCCCAGCGTCAGAGGCGAATCCGAGCTGCATCCGATCTATGTCGGTGCCTATGGCGAGGGCAGCCCGCCCGAGATCACGCAGGAGATGCGCAGCTTCGCGCAGACCAAGGAAAATGTCGTGATCGAGGGGCTGCATTTCAGCGACGGGATGGCGCTGGACAATGTCTCGAACATGCTGCTGAGCGATCTGGCGATCTCCGGCGACAGCCTTCTGGTCGGGCATGCCGACGGGCTGACGCTGCGCAATTCCTCGGTCACGGATGTCTGGCGCGAGACGCCGGTCAACGATTCCGACACCTGGGCGCAGCACCCGAACCGGGTCAGCGGGTTCTACATGTCCTCGTCGGAGGGGGTTCTGATCGAGAATACCCTGTTCGACCATAATGGCTGGGAGGACGGCTATGATTATGCGCGCTCGGTCGAGCAGGGCCAGCCGCCGAGCATGTACAGCCACAACATCTATTTCAGCGCCGCCAATAACGACGTGACGCTGCGCGACAACATCATCATGCGGGCGGCCTCCTACGGGGCGCAGTTCCGGATGGGCGGCGTGGTCGAGGACAACGTCTTCCTCGACAATAACGGGGCGATCAACCCGGCCATGGGCGGCTCCGACGCATCCGGGAACTACACCCTGATGCTGGGCAATCTGGTGACCTCCGCGGGCTACAAGAGGGTCGACCATTCCGAAGGCGCGCTGTCGCAGGGCATCGACATGAAGGGCGCGCAGGCCAGCATGGTGGGCAATATCATCGCCCATCTGGCCGATCCGAACAATGCCGCGGAGATGGCCGAGAAGGAGGGCGGGCAGTTCGCGCTCGCGATCCGGGGCAGCCTCTATTACAACGACACGGTGATCTACAACTGGACCGGCTCGAAGAGCGCGGCCAAGTCGGGCGAGACAGAGGCCAATATCGAGGGCCTCGACCGGGCGGTGCTCGACCGGACCACGATCCAGAACTTCGCGGCGGATCTGCTGGGCGAGCCCTCGGCGACGATCTCGGATCTGGCCGATTATCTGCGCGCGCAGGCCGATGGCGCGCTGGACGGCATGGTCGATGCCGATCTGATCACCGCCTTCTTCCGCACCGGCTTCGGGATGGAGACCGAGCTTCGGGCCGAAGAGACGGTGCTGCGCTTCAGTCCCGACGACCGGGGCGATGGGATGCGCTGGGACAACCGGCTGAACTGGTCGACCGACGACCTGCCCGGAACCCGGGATGGCGACAGCGTCGATCTGGGCGGCAACTGGGTAAGCTATGGCAGCGCGACGACAGCGCTTGCCGATCTCGATCTGGGCGATGGCGGGCGGCTGAGCGTGACCCAGGGCCGGCTCGATATCGGGGGCGGGATTGCGGTCGGCAGCAGCTGGGGCGGTCAGGTGACGGTGGACGGGGCGGGCCAGTTCTGGATCGATGGCTATGCCGACAGCGACCTGCTGTCGATCTCGGTGACGGGCGGCCGCTTCGCCAATACCGGGGTGTTCCGGGGCAATGCGGATCTGACCGTGGGCGGGAACGGCCAGGCGATCCTTGCCACTGACGGGGCCGGGTTCCTGCTGGAGGCGGGGCGGGTGCTGACGGTGATGGGCGACGATGCGAAGATCGGCTTCGACGGCGAGGGCGGCCTGTCGCTGCTTCGGCTCGATGACGATGCGACGCTGAAATTCGTGGCCGAGGACGGGGCGCTGGGAAGCATCGGCGAATTCCGCAGCGGCCGGTTCGAGACCTCGGACGTGGTCTCGGGCATCGATCTGGGCGAGGCGACGCTGGCGATCGATCTGAGCGGGATGGCCGGGGTCCCGTCGCAGACGGTCCTGCTGGAGGCCGACGAGCTTTTCGGGCGGTTCGGCGATCTCGATTTCACCGGTCTGGGCGAGAACCGCAACGCGACGGTGACGATCGACTATGCGCGCGACCAGGTCACGCTGACGCTGTCGGCCTCGGGGACCGGGACCGGCCAGGTCAGCCTCGACATCCTTGGCGACGAAAGCGACGGCGCCGAGGGCGCGCATTACCAACAGCTTCTCGAGGCGCTGCAGGCCGATTACGGCACCACGCTCGCCGATCCGCTGGCAGCCCCTCCGACTGGCGCCTCGGTCTCGATCCTCGACTGGTAA